From the Gossypium hirsutum isolate 1008001.06 chromosome A02, Gossypium_hirsutum_v2.1, whole genome shotgun sequence genome, the window AGAATTATGGtgagaatttttaaaatgaaaattatgaaaatcaaaataattttagcaattaaatcaaaataaataaattagaatagtgaatttattgattattaagaaattaaaaattgaataagaatttattttataatatatcaaCGTTTATTGTTTATAAAAACTCTTTAATAATAGGAAATTTTTATTTGTACtatattttaatagttaaaataattatatattttaatagcattcattaattattattttaaataatgattaCATGAACTAAATTTATATTgtatattaaaaatagtaaaaatattttaattatgatttaaattttttaaaatattattaaaaattatttatctataaaatatcaatattttaatataatatttgaattttttattatatttaaatttttaaataagttaattaatttttaaccatttgaataacaaattaaaattttaattacaataattaaaaatacattatataaaaactaattaaaaattaaatgtataaaatCACATGTTATAACcattaaaaattagttataaattaaaagcaaaagatataaacatttaaaaaaaattaaaataaatcatttctATTTTGTGACCCAAAAAATTTAGGCACCAAGGCCTTTATCTGCCCCCACAGCTACCCAAAGAGCCTATAAATACGAAGGATTTTCCCCATGCTTTTCACTACCAAATTACTCATACAAACCCTCTTTCTAaagataaagttttttttttccttttggtaGATTGCGagtggagagagagagagagaatttgCCATGGGTGAAGAAGTAGCGTGTTGCAAGAGAACAGGACCAGGATATGGAACTCCACTGGAAGCCATGTCTGGTCCTAAAGAAGCTCTTATGTATGTTACTTGTGTTTATAATGGTAATActacttttctttcattttctttgaaacCAAACATGTTTTAAGTAATTACTTATGTTCATCTatgtgggtttttttttctttctcttttttatttttttacaatggATCTGTATGCATACATATAGGAACTGGAAGAGAGAAGCCAGATTTCTTGGCAACAGTTGATGTAGATCCCAACTCACCAACTTACTCTAAAGTTATACACAGGCTATCTTTGCCATATATAGGTGATGAACTACATCATACAGGGTGGAATGCTTGTAGTTCTTGTCATGGTGATCCATCATCTGATCGACGGTTTCTGATCTTGCCTTCGTTGCTGTAAGAAACTGTAGCATGTCTAATTTTTTAGGGTAGAGTAGTAAACTATAATTTTCAATTAACTTGGTTCAATGGAGTTGGTTTTGATGGTGAAGACAATTCTGTAACCGATTAAAACAGGTTACATCGGTGgattaaaaatattagattatgGTTGACTTATTACGTGAAAACAAATGGTGAAATTTATAAAGTTTTGTGTTAGAaatcttattttatatatatatatttatatttatgtaaaagATATAATGGAAAAACCATCAAAGTACAATTTACCTTATAAAACAGTATCCACTTATGATGTATTAGACCTATTCATCGGTCGAATTACTCGCTCGTCTGCCCGAAATTTAGAagggtttaagcaaaaatattaGGTTTGAAAaataggtttggacaaaaaaatggaTTCATTTAAAATATTGGTCGGGCTTGGGCTTAAACATTAACAGCCCAAGCTTTAAGCCTGAGCCCAAcccgtttttaagtttataatattttatgttatattatttttatatattatgtaatttagaacatattaaaaaaattaacctatattaaatatataacacTACTcgaatataaacattaaaataatattaagataactatataaaaaatttcaataaataaaaaaaatataaaattattatatatttaaataaaataatataaatattgtaaaaaatattggtttggattaatcttttacaaatatgagcgggtttggacaaaattttagaacAATATTTCAGACCGAGTTTGgacaagtataaaatatattaatatcatacttaagcCTGACCGGATCCAGCTCATGAACACTTCTATGATGGATTtacaaatgttaaatttattaaaatataatgaaattctttttttaaaaattaaaaattatttttatatacaattaatttatttaattaccatttaacaTATAACCCTTTTgcttatttctttttatataaatacCAAACAGCAAAAGTAATGATTAAGCTATTGTTGATGCTTTAATGATGAGTTCAAATGTGGTTGATGTaattctcttttccattttcaaataaCATTTATATTATACAAAACTTAAGTGAgtgttaaatttgaataatatagTACAActtgattgagttttagtttaacTAATATggatattattgttaatataaaaaGATGAAGtgcattatttttctatttatgaatATAGGAGTAATCTTAGACATTTACTTAAAAAAGAGAATATATGTATAGCAGAAGTATATTATATGAATATTTTGCTTGTTTCAGCTCTGGTCGTATCTATGTGATCGACACACAAAAGAACCCCAAGGCTCCCTCGTTGCACAAAGTGGTGGAACCTGAGCACATCATTGAGAAAACCGGCCTGGCATATCCCCACACATCTCACTGCCTGGCCAATGGCGAAATAATGATTTCATTTCTTGGCGACAAAGATGGAAACGCCCAAGGCAACGGATTCCTTCTCCTCGATTCCCAGTTCAACATCAAAGGGAGGTAAAtgcaaaaacaaaaacaacaattcAGACCATGAAAATAATTGTCATTAAGCTTAAGCTGTTTCACTTGTTGCTGTTGGTTTTTTTAGGTGGGAGAAACCAGGGCGTAAAGCTGAGTTTAGCTACGATTTTTGGTACCAACCTCGACATAAAACGATGATCTGCTCAACGTTTGGTGCTCCTTCGGCATTCACCCAAGGTTTTACCCTTAAACATGTCGAAGACGGTTTCTATGGAAGACAACTGTCTGTGTATGATTGGCCTGATGGTCGGCTCAAACAGACATTGGATCTCGGTGACAATGGTCTTATCCCCGGAGAGGTAACTTTAAGGGTTAATTAAACCAAATCTTCATTAACTACTATACTAATCACCTTATTTTCTCAGTCTAAATACTCACTTTGAAATTAACATGTGTATCATATTGTAAATTTGTGTGTACTTAtaatcaatattattaaaatcatattGAATTAACAAGTTGAatcaaaaatatagatataaccggtcacatataataaaaaaaatttgatttaaagtaTTGAAAAAActgttttttcttaaaataatttaaaaattttcattatcatctttaattttttgtaaatatatttttctaattttcaatatttttaatttttattaattttatttttgttaatttatttatttttaatattttgagtgGTTGTTTGATCTAATCAAAAATTGAAAGCTCAACTTATCGAACTTTGATTTggtttttaaaacattgtttacCCATGACCAATCTAGGTTTAACGTGTAAAAAAAGCAAAGTATCAATAGATTTAAGAAGCGTATTTTCTTTAATACATAGGATCCAATCTATTTTATGCAATGTCacacatgtttataattttatctattgGTTTAAATTATGTTCTAAAACATATTTGAACAAgacatttaatattcaatttaatgacTAAACTGATAGAAAAGtctaattgatataatattaatattttaagggttaaatttaaatgttttaaattttagagAATAATTTGGAATTTACTTCATATTTTGTGTATGCAAAATGCAATAAATCCTGCTTTCTTAGACTTGGGATTCGCTATATGCATGCAtatacaatgatgtattttctttGCAGATAAGATTCTTGCATGATCCAACCAAAGACACAGGGTACGTCGAGTGTATCCTCTCAAGCAACATGGTACGGTTTTTCAAGACCCAAGATGGATCATCATGGAGTCACGAGGTGGCTATCTCAGTGAAACCATTGAAGGTACAAAACTGGATTCTCCCCGAAATGCCCGGACTCATAATCGGCCTTTTAATCTCTCTCGACGACCGGTTCCTATATTTCGTCAACTGGTTCCACGGCGATGTCCGACAATACAACATTGAAGACCCCAAAAACCCAATCTTGGTCGGCCAAGTATACGTCGGAGGATTGCTGCAAAAGGGCAGCCCCATAACAGCAGTCACAGAAGATGGTAAAACATGGCAAGCCGATGTTCCTAAAATCCAGGTCTTGTTCTTACAacattgatataataacaaaattgtCGGATTATGCCTATCAATGGCGATATTGATGATGAACATTGTTTGTGTTTGTTTTTGTAGGGACATTGTCTGCGAGGGGGACCTCATATGACACAGTTAAGCTTAGATGGGAAACGGCTGTATGTGACGAACTCGTTGTTTAGCACATGGGATCGACAGTTTTACCCTGATGTTATAGAGAAAGGTTCACATATGATACAGATTGATGTGGACATTGAGCATGGTGGTCTGAAAATAAACCCagatttttttgttgattttggaGCTGAACCTGATGGTCCTTGTTTGGCTCATGAGATGAGATACCCAGGTGGTGATTGTACTTCAGATATTTGGATTTAAATCATATGAAGAAAAAAAACAGTTTCAGTTATGAAGACAAAATAATCAATGTAATCTTGTTGActgttgtgaaaaaaaaagaacatgcgTTCTTGGAGGAGATAATGTAATAATTTTATCACATGTATCTTGGACTCTTAATGTTCTAAAACTTTATGTTTGTGCTAATTGTTTGGTTGTTGTTGCTCATTGTTGATATGATTTTCTCAAGAGAGCTAACAAACTCAAACCCAGCCCACAAGGTGTCCTAAGCCCCGAGGAACACCAACTAGCTAGCAAGGGTTTGGAGTCATCGCCAACTACCGTTGAACCATCGTGAAAACAAAGGAGATGAATAAATCCCGAGATAAACCATCGTTAGTGCCTTCATCCACCAAACCTTTTAAACCTGTCATCTCATTCATCTGCTGGCTCAGAGAATGGTGAAAGAGCTTAAAGAAACAACTTGTTCGGAGTTCATTCGGGACTCCGAAAGGACTTAGAAAAACACTGCGCCTTTCTGGCGGAGGCAAACCAACTCCAACTTCATTAAGCCATCAACATGCATGGTTTATTCAGGATTCATTAATAAAAGAAGGCGACCGAGTGCCTTTAGCTTAAAAAGGCCTTACAAAAGAATTATCCAATTTATCTAACAAAAGCTTCCTCACATGAAAAGTAGGAAAATCGATAATTGTGAGCTCAGACTCCCCTCTCGGACAAGTTTTAACAATCCAATCAACAACCACATTCCCCTCACTTCAAATGAATTAGAATTTCACCATTTGACAGTACCTCTTAACTGCAGTAATCTTTTGTACCAATGTTATCGAGTTACAATCCCCAGATTTATTCATAAAACACTCCACTACCTCTAAACAATCACTTTTCATAATTACTTTCCTATAATCTCTTAGTTTAGCTACCTCAAGTCCGAAAACATTTGGTTTATTGACCAAAGGCGTTTACTCTATAGGTTGTGAgattgttttatttataattattaaaagggtaaattataaaaatggttaTTACACTATTGCCTTCGTTCTATTTTTTATCactgaattattattattttatttagttattaaacttTTCGAGatcaaatattttagtcacttgaAGTTGATTTGagtatttttattagtttaataacaaatttagccctctaatttttacaaattatatcaatttgatcctcaatataaaatattcaacaaatttagttgtcaatatttacaaaattttccattttaatttgaattttaataaattcacatgACTTTACCTATAACCAAACAATCATCTTCTATAATTTTATCTTCTGATGACAACTCGAACTCACTTTTTTTCTATTTCAGGTGTTGAATTTCGTTGtttggtgattttttttttatattataagctAGTCGGTTAGTTGTTGCAGACCTTGTCAGAAATTTGCAATCAACTTTCCTTCATCAATTGTaatgttttaaatataattacTATGCCGtgttcttttcattcttttttctctGTTCCATGTGTTTGGTTGGTAAATATTGTGTGTAAAAACAATCTACGTCAAAGATGATGTTAGAAATTTATATTGgagtaatataaaattataaaattttgaaacctaAAGCTAAGATTTCTAGGTTAATAagcttaaattattaattattgtgaaggaccaaaaattaatttattgatttttttagaactagaattaaattaacaaattttgaaggctaaatttattgaattttttagtaTTCAAACTAAAATAAcgaattttgtaaacattgagagctaaatttgttgaatattttatatttaggatcaaattgataaaatgtttaaacattggagggctaaatttattattagaccaATAACAAATGCTCAAATCAacttcaaatgaccaaaatatttgatttcaaaaaatttaataactaaatcaaaaaattaacaattcaacgaacaaaatagaataaagacaatagtttaatgattattttattgtttaaccttaataaaatctatattcaattattttttgaaaGGTATATTTCCTTTAAAaagatacatatttatttattatttatgaacattatacggaaataaatttaatatatatttcgcCTAGAGAATATTTTTCCTTGTTCActaataaattaactaattaaactcaTGTTTCTATAATCAATTCGATCCTCCGATTGGATCGGGGGTAAACGCCTACGAAAAGATCGCTTGGATTTAAGAAAGAGTCGCTTGGATTTATCCATGATTTCTTTATTCCTTATTTCTAAAAAGAATCCTATCCCTATCTCTATTTCTAAAATcctattttgaaaattcaaattatagaattaatataataaataggaTTTGGTTTGTTTATtgtattattgtttattttattatttgtcatttcaatatataatttaaatatatataaatttaaatatactaataatatataaaatattattgtgtcgattttttttagtaatataCCTGGAAATACCTTTTGATTTCTTATTAACGTCGTTTCAAACACAACTGGTACATTCCTAAATAATCATTACTTGGACATCTTTACTCTTGGCAATGAACCCCCTTTGAGTTTTTAATTCAcccaacttttctattttccaaTCAAAAGCGAAGAAGaaaggaatgaaaaaaaaaagaacgaaaTAAAAGTTGCTAACTCAAAACCAAATCTTGAAAGACTTTGTTGCAATCAATATagtaaatcaatatatatttatagtaatagtaaataataagaaTGAGTAATACAATTTTGAGCTCTATTTAGAATCAAATCACCGTACAGTATTTTCTTTAAGTATCTTGTAAGATATAGTTGTTCTAGCCACATTTCTCTTTTCGCTTTACTAGTAATTTAATTGGAGCTTGAACTTGAGTTTCAGTGAGGTTGAATCTACTTTTTTCACTCTACcttccttatttattttatctaattctaaaaaaaactaaaaaaaataaagggggGGCCGAGAGAGTAGTCACAAATATTTGATTGTATTTCGATCTAATCTTTTTTGCCCCATCCCGTAGCAATAActcgaattaaaaaaaatggaatatTAACGCATCCGGGAAGAAACGATTGATCTCTATCAATAAACCCGCTAAAGAACTGAACTAGAGAGTACTTAATACCAGTGCTACGGAAAGATATGTTTTTAGATCTCGGTAAATTCTTATTTACTGATACCATCTTTTACGGAATCGATCCACTACAAGAATATATGGAGCTCGGCATGTCTGGAAACACAGGAGAACGTTCTTTTGCTAATATTATTACCAGTATTCGATACTAGGTCATTCATAGCATTACTATACCTTCCCTATTCATCGCATGTTGGTTTTTCGTCAGCATAGGTT encodes:
- the LOC107939151 gene encoding selenium-binding protein 2, translated to MGEEVACCKRTGPGYGTPLEAMSGPKEALMYVTCVYNGTGREKPDFLATVDVDPNSPTYSKVIHRLSLPYIGDELHHTGWNACSSCHGDPSSDRRFLILPSLLSGRIYVIDTQKNPKAPSLHKVVEPEHIIEKTGLAYPHTSHCLANGEIMISFLGDKDGNAQGNGFLLLDSQFNIKGRWEKPGRKAEFSYDFWYQPRHKTMICSTFGAPSAFTQGFTLKHVEDGFYGRQLSVYDWPDGRLKQTLDLGDNGLIPGEIRFLHDPTKDTGYVECILSSNMVRFFKTQDGSSWSHEVAISVKPLKVQNWILPEMPGLIIGLLISLDDRFLYFVNWFHGDVRQYNIEDPKNPILVGQVYVGGLLQKGSPITAVTEDGKTWQADVPKIQGHCLRGGPHMTQLSLDGKRLYVTNSLFSTWDRQFYPDVIEKGSHMIQIDVDIEHGGLKINPDFFVDFGAEPDGPCLAHEMRYPGGDCTSDIWI